Proteins encoded by one window of Pseudonocardia alni:
- a CDS encoding flavin reductase family protein has protein sequence MTVADPAGGLRAAFRGHPAGVAVLTATGPDGPVGMTASSVASVGVDPPAVSFSTARDSRLAGALAGGGTVVVHLLDDTDTGLAAAFAVPGAERFGAGVRWMALPSGEPWLVDVGTALRCRVLSVSEVGASLLVAAEVVELLGLRRRGRPLVWVGRAYRGVPVEDTDAVTAAADARPAPGR, from the coding sequence GTGACGGTCGCCGATCCGGCCGGGGGCCTGCGGGCGGCGTTCCGTGGGCACCCCGCCGGAGTCGCCGTGCTCACCGCGACCGGGCCCGACGGGCCGGTCGGTATGACGGCGTCGTCGGTCGCCTCGGTCGGGGTGGACCCGCCCGCGGTGTCGTTCTCGACCGCCCGTGACTCGCGGCTGGCCGGTGCGCTCGCCGGGGGCGGGACGGTCGTCGTGCACCTGCTCGACGACACCGACACCGGTCTCGCGGCGGCGTTCGCCGTCCCGGGCGCGGAACGGTTCGGAGCGGGTGTCCGGTGGATGGCCCTGCCGTCCGGGGAGCCGTGGCTGGTCGACGTGGGCACCGCGCTGCGCTGCCGGGTCCTGTCGGTCTCCGAGGTCGGCGCGTCGCTGCTGGTCGCGGCCGAGGTCGTCGAGCTGCTCGGGCTGCGCCGTCGCGGCCGACCCCTGGTGTGGGTGGGACGGGCCTACCGCGGCGTCCCCGTCGAGGACACGGACGCGGTCACAGCGGCTGCGGATGCACGTCCAGCGCCTGGTCGATGA
- a CDS encoding superoxide dismutase, whose translation MADYTLPDLPYDYSALAPHIAPEIMELHHSQHHNTYVQGLNTTLDKLAEARDKNDFGAVVGLEKTLAFNLGGHVNHSAFWNNLSPDGGDKPTGDLAAAIDADFGSFDGFQAHFTAAATTIQGSGWAVLGHDRLGDRLLIHQLYDQQSQLPAGQTPIVLLDMWEHAFYLQYKNVKPDYVKAWWNVVDWADAAERFARARA comes from the coding sequence ATGGCCGACTACACGCTTCCGGACCTGCCCTACGACTACTCCGCGCTCGCCCCGCACATCGCGCCCGAGATCATGGAGCTGCACCACTCCCAGCACCACAACACCTACGTCCAGGGCCTCAACACCACCCTCGACAAGCTCGCCGAGGCCCGCGACAAGAACGACTTCGGCGCCGTCGTCGGACTCGAGAAGACCCTCGCGTTCAACCTCGGCGGCCACGTCAACCACTCCGCCTTCTGGAACAACCTCTCCCCCGACGGCGGCGACAAGCCCACCGGCGACCTCGCCGCCGCCATCGACGCCGACTTCGGCTCCTTCGACGGCTTCCAGGCCCACTTCACCGCCGCCGCCACCACCATCCAGGGCTCCGGCTGGGCCGTCCTCGGCCACGACCGGCTCGGCGACCGCCTGCTCATCCACCAGCTCTACGACCAGCAGTCCCAGCTCCCCGCCGGCCAGACCCCCATCGTCCTGCTCGACATGTGGGAGCACGCCTTCTACCTGCAGTACAAGAACGTCAAGCCCGACTACGTCAAGGCCTGGTGGAACGTCGTCGACTGGGCCGACGCCGCCGAGCGGTTCGCCCGGGCGCGGGCGTGA
- a CDS encoding fused MFS/spermidine synthase encodes MRPAMARTAVVVSGAAILVVETLATRLVAPYVGLTLESTTAVIGVALAGIAAGASLGGRWADERDPVAVAALMMVVGGLGTLAVRPVVRLLGPLLGAGPYAAVVLVAASTLVSVTALAAVTPAVTKARLTGLDRSGEVVGGLSAAGTLGSLAGTFLTGFVLVALLPVSAILLVTAAACLVLGLVLAPRRRRSDIAKGGAAALLLAVALVALPGRCDADTTYYCAAVRTDPADPAGRYLVLDDLRHSYVRLGDPAHLEFAYTKRFAAAVDTAFGQGRPVDAVHIGGGALTMPRWLAATRPGSTSTVLELDQGVIDLGVRSLDAGGIPGTTVRTGDARVNLAALPDDSADLVVGDAFGARSVPWHLSTAEFLDEVARVLRPGGIYVLNVIDRYPLDLVKAATATAGSRFATTMLLALPDEFAPGGGGNVVVVASDRPLDPAALGAAVARSEPAGTVLDPARTAAFTAGTPVLTDDRAPVDQLITTGLTG; translated from the coding sequence GTGCGCCCCGCCATGGCCCGGACCGCCGTCGTCGTCTCGGGGGCGGCGATCCTCGTCGTCGAGACCCTCGCGACCCGGCTCGTCGCGCCCTACGTCGGACTGACGCTCGAGTCGACCACCGCCGTGATCGGGGTGGCCCTCGCCGGGATCGCGGCGGGCGCCTCGCTGGGTGGGCGGTGGGCCGACGAGCGCGACCCGGTGGCGGTCGCCGCGCTGATGATGGTCGTCGGCGGGCTCGGCACGCTGGCCGTACGGCCGGTGGTCCGGCTGCTCGGGCCGCTGCTCGGCGCGGGGCCGTACGCCGCCGTGGTGCTCGTCGCCGCGTCCACCCTGGTCTCGGTGACGGCGCTCGCCGCGGTCACCCCGGCCGTCACCAAGGCCCGGCTGACCGGGCTGGACCGTTCGGGCGAGGTCGTCGGCGGGCTGTCCGCGGCGGGCACCCTCGGGTCGCTCGCCGGGACCTTCCTCACCGGGTTCGTTCTGGTCGCGCTCCTGCCGGTGAGCGCGATCCTGTTGGTCACCGCGGCCGCCTGCCTCGTGCTCGGGCTCGTCCTGGCGCCCCGGCGGCGGCGCTCGGACATCGCGAAGGGTGGTGCCGCGGCACTGCTGCTGGCCGTCGCGCTCGTCGCGCTGCCGGGGCGCTGCGACGCCGACACCACCTACTACTGCGCCGCCGTCCGGACCGACCCCGCGGACCCGGCCGGTCGTTATCTGGTGCTCGACGACCTGCGCCACTCCTACGTCCGCCTCGGCGACCCCGCGCACCTGGAGTTCGCCTACACGAAGCGGTTCGCCGCGGCCGTCGACACCGCGTTCGGTCAGGGGCGCCCGGTCGACGCGGTGCACATCGGTGGCGGCGCGCTGACCATGCCGCGCTGGCTCGCCGCGACCCGCCCCGGCAGCACCTCGACCGTGCTGGAGCTGGACCAGGGCGTGATCGACCTCGGCGTCCGCTCCCTGGACGCGGGCGGGATCCCCGGCACCACCGTGCGCACCGGCGACGCCCGGGTGAACCTCGCCGCGCTGCCCGACGACTCCGCCGACCTCGTCGTCGGCGACGCCTTCGGTGCCCGCTCGGTGCCCTGGCACCTGTCCACCGCGGAGTTCCTCGACGAGGTGGCGCGGGTGCTGCGCCCGGGCGGGATCTACGTCCTCAACGTGATCGACCGGTACCCGCTCGACCTGGTGAAGGCCGCCACCGCGACCGCCGGGTCCCGGTTCGCGACGACGATGCTCCTCGCCCTCCCCGACGAGTTCGCCCCCGGCGGCGGCGGGAACGTCGTGGTCGTCGCCTCGGACCGGCCGCTCGACCCGGCCGCTCTCGGCGCCGCCGTCGCCCGCTCCGAACCGGCCGGCACGGTCCTCGACCCGGCCCGCACCGCCGCGTTCACCGCGGGGACGCCGGTCCTGACCGACGACCGCGCCCCGGTGGACCAGCTGATCACCACCGGGCTGACGGGGTAG
- a CDS encoding NADP-dependent oxidoreductase: MSNEVNHQVRLAARPQGTPGPEVWEHTTEPVPEPGEGRIVVRVSHISLDPAMRGWMNEGRSYAPPVGIGEVMRALGLGEVVASRNADFAVGDTVTGVLGVQEYVESDGRGLQKVSPTADVPPERYLALLGMTGMTAYFGLFDVGALKEGDTVVVSGAAGAVGSVVGQLAKVKGARVVGIAGGPEKCAWITGELGFDAAIDYRSENVSQRLKELAPEGVDVYFDNVGGDILDAVLGRLAMHARVVICGAISQYNAEGGMTGPKNYMNLLVNRARMEGFLVGDYLPRWGEAGTELAGWLAEGRLRSREDVVDGTVADFPEVFLKLFRGENTGKLVLRLKRA; the protein is encoded by the coding sequence ATGAGCAACGAGGTCAACCACCAGGTACGGCTCGCCGCACGCCCGCAGGGCACCCCCGGCCCGGAGGTGTGGGAGCACACCACCGAGCCGGTGCCCGAGCCCGGCGAGGGCCGCATCGTCGTCCGGGTCAGCCACATCTCGCTGGATCCGGCGATGCGCGGCTGGATGAACGAGGGCCGTTCGTACGCGCCCCCGGTCGGGATCGGCGAGGTGATGCGCGCGCTCGGCCTCGGTGAGGTCGTCGCCTCCAGGAACGCGGACTTCGCCGTCGGCGACACCGTCACCGGTGTGCTCGGCGTGCAGGAGTACGTGGAGAGCGACGGCCGCGGCCTCCAGAAGGTCTCCCCGACCGCGGACGTGCCGCCGGAGCGCTACCTCGCGCTGCTCGGCATGACCGGCATGACCGCCTACTTCGGGCTGTTCGACGTCGGTGCGCTGAAGGAGGGCGACACGGTCGTCGTCTCCGGTGCGGCCGGCGCCGTCGGGTCGGTGGTCGGGCAGCTCGCGAAGGTCAAGGGCGCCCGGGTCGTCGGCATCGCGGGCGGCCCCGAGAAGTGCGCGTGGATCACCGGCGAGCTCGGGTTCGACGCCGCGATCGACTACCGCTCCGAGAACGTGTCGCAGCGCCTGAAGGAGCTCGCCCCCGAGGGCGTCGACGTGTACTTCGACAACGTCGGCGGGGACATCCTCGACGCCGTGCTCGGCAGGCTCGCGATGCACGCCCGCGTCGTCATCTGCGGTGCGATCAGCCAGTACAACGCCGAGGGCGGCATGACCGGCCCGAAGAACTACATGAATCTGCTGGTCAACCGGGCCCGCATGGAGGGCTTCCTGGTCGGCGACTACCTCCCCCGCTGGGGCGAGGCGGGCACGGAGCTCGCCGGCTGGCTCGCCGAGGGCCGCCTGCGCAGCCGTGAGGACGTCGTCGACGGCACGGTCGCGGACTTCCCGGAGGTCTTCCTCAAGCTCTTCCGTGGCGAGAACACCGGCAAGCTCGTGCTCCGCCTGAAGCGGGCCTGA
- a CDS encoding acyl-CoA dehydrogenase family protein — protein sequence MTTAQDTTTAEEYEALRASVEEFARKEVAPVIGDLYIREEFPYDITAKMGEMGLFGLPVPESYGGMGGDYHALCLALEELARVDSSVAITVEAGVGLGAMPILRFGTDEQKARWLPDLAAGRTLGAFGLTEPGGGSDAGATRTTARLDGDEWVINGSKCFITNSGTDITSVVTVTAVTGEKPDGRKEISAILVPAGTPGFTVSEKYSKVGWNCSDTRELFFDDVRVPAANLLGERGRGYAQFLSILDEGRVAIAALATGLAQGCVDESVRYAGEREAFGNTIGSYQAIQFKIADMEARAHTARLAWQHAARLLVAGEPFKKEAAIAKLVSSNAAMDNARDATQIFGGYGFMNEYPVGRFYRDAKILEVGEGTSEVQKMLIARHLGL from the coding sequence ATGACCACCGCCCAGGACACCACCACCGCCGAGGAGTACGAGGCGCTGCGCGCCTCGGTCGAGGAGTTCGCGCGCAAGGAGGTCGCGCCCGTCATCGGCGACCTCTACATCCGCGAGGAGTTCCCCTACGACATCACCGCCAAGATGGGCGAGATGGGCCTGTTCGGCCTGCCCGTCCCCGAGTCCTACGGCGGCATGGGCGGCGACTACCACGCCCTCTGCCTCGCCCTGGAGGAGCTGGCCCGGGTCGACTCCTCGGTCGCGATCACCGTGGAGGCCGGCGTCGGGCTCGGTGCCATGCCGATCCTGCGCTTCGGCACCGACGAGCAGAAGGCGCGCTGGCTGCCCGACCTGGCCGCGGGCCGCACGCTCGGCGCGTTCGGCCTCACCGAGCCCGGCGGTGGCTCCGACGCCGGCGCCACCCGCACCACCGCCCGGCTCGACGGCGACGAGTGGGTGATCAACGGGTCGAAGTGCTTCATCACCAACTCCGGCACCGACATCACCTCGGTCGTCACCGTCACCGCCGTGACGGGCGAGAAGCCCGACGGTCGCAAGGAGATCTCGGCGATCCTCGTCCCGGCGGGCACACCCGGGTTCACGGTGAGCGAGAAGTACTCCAAGGTCGGCTGGAACTGCTCCGACACCCGCGAGCTCTTCTTCGACGACGTCCGCGTCCCCGCGGCGAACCTGCTCGGCGAGCGCGGCCGCGGCTACGCCCAGTTCCTGTCCATCCTCGACGAGGGCCGGGTCGCGATCGCGGCGCTGGCGACCGGGCTGGCCCAGGGCTGCGTCGACGAGTCCGTCCGCTACGCCGGTGAGCGCGAGGCGTTCGGGAACACCATCGGCTCCTACCAGGCGATCCAGTTCAAGATCGCCGACATGGAGGCCCGCGCGCACACCGCGCGGCTGGCCTGGCAGCACGCCGCGCGGCTGCTCGTCGCGGGGGAGCCGTTCAAGAAGGAGGCGGCGATCGCCAAGCTCGTCTCGTCGAACGCCGCGATGGACAACGCGCGCGATGCCACCCAGATCTTCGGCGGCTACGGCTTCATGAACGAGTACCCGGTCGGGCGGTTCTACCGCGACGCGAAGATCCTCGAGGTCGGCGAGGGCACCTCCGAGGTGCAGAAGATGCTGATCGCGCGGCACCTGGGCCTGTAG
- a CDS encoding ATP-binding protein yields the protein MGSALFDTVLVANRGEIAVRVIRTLRSLGVRSVAVYSDADAAAPHVRAADEAVRIGPAAAGESYLSVENVIAAARATGAQAIHPGYGFLSENTAFAAACEQAGIAFVGPPSSAIEAMGDKIRAKQTVAKAGVPVVPGSDGSGLTDDLASVVADIGYPVLLKPSAGGGGKGMREVHSPEQLADAIAGARREARGSFGDDTLLVERLVTTPRHIEIQVMADAHGAVVHLGERECSLQRRHQKIIEEAPSALLTPAQRDEMGRAACEAARSVGYTGAGTVEFIVSSDRPDEFFFLEMNTRLQVEHPVTEEVTGLDLVELQLRVAAGEPLPITQDDVVLTGHAMEARVYAEAAAVSGDALTFLPSGGPVLDWTPPPGVRVDAGIETGTVVGSDYDPMLAKVIAHGATRDEALRRLDAALRDTVLLGLDSNIGFLRALLADDDVRAGDLDTGLIARRGAALVDDTVPADVLGAVAGLGLLRREPAGPVVDPFDVPGGWRVGEPAWTVSRLVTGGADGAVEIRARGRAAGFDLALPGSGDPGSVPASVAPEAAAVRCRTVAVAPGVVEHTQNGRTRRFAVAEGADGVVWIGRDGQAWGVREQAPTEAAAAAGGAGGPIVSPMPGTVTVVEVADGDAVVAGQKLVVVEAMKMEHVLTAPVDGTVRELRARAGATVAKDAVLLVVEPATQEEQA from the coding sequence ATGGGATCGGCACTGTTCGACACCGTCCTGGTCGCGAACCGCGGCGAGATCGCGGTCCGCGTCATCCGCACCCTGCGCTCGCTGGGCGTCCGGTCGGTCGCCGTGTACTCCGACGCCGACGCCGCGGCCCCGCACGTCCGCGCCGCCGACGAGGCCGTCCGGATCGGCCCGGCCGCCGCCGGCGAGTCCTACCTGTCGGTGGAGAACGTGATCGCCGCCGCCCGGGCGACCGGTGCGCAGGCGATCCACCCCGGCTACGGCTTCCTGTCCGAGAACACCGCGTTCGCCGCCGCCTGCGAACAGGCGGGGATCGCCTTCGTCGGGCCGCCGTCGTCGGCGATCGAGGCGATGGGCGACAAGATCCGCGCCAAGCAGACCGTCGCCAAGGCCGGGGTCCCGGTCGTGCCCGGCTCCGACGGCTCCGGCCTCACCGACGACCTGGCCTCCGTCGTCGCCGACATCGGCTACCCGGTGCTGCTCAAGCCGTCCGCGGGCGGCGGGGGCAAGGGCATGCGCGAGGTGCACTCCCCGGAGCAGCTGGCCGACGCGATCGCCGGTGCGCGCCGCGAGGCCCGCGGCTCCTTCGGCGACGACACCCTGCTCGTCGAGCGGCTGGTCACCACGCCGCGGCACATCGAGATCCAGGTGATGGCCGACGCGCACGGCGCCGTCGTGCACCTCGGCGAGCGCGAGTGCTCGCTGCAGCGCCGCCACCAGAAGATCATCGAAGAGGCGCCGTCGGCTCTGCTCACCCCCGCGCAGCGCGACGAGATGGGCCGCGCCGCCTGCGAGGCCGCCCGCAGCGTCGGTTACACCGGCGCCGGGACCGTCGAGTTCATCGTGAGCTCGGACCGTCCCGACGAGTTCTTCTTCCTCGAGATGAACACCCGCCTGCAGGTCGAGCACCCGGTCACCGAGGAGGTCACCGGTCTGGACCTGGTCGAGCTGCAGCTGCGGGTCGCCGCGGGGGAGCCGCTGCCGATCACCCAGGACGACGTGGTGCTCACCGGGCACGCGATGGAGGCCCGGGTGTACGCCGAGGCCGCCGCCGTGTCCGGTGACGCGCTCACCTTCCTCCCCTCCGGCGGGCCGGTGCTGGACTGGACGCCGCCGCCCGGGGTGCGGGTCGACGCCGGGATCGAGACCGGCACCGTCGTCGGGTCCGACTACGACCCGATGCTGGCCAAGGTCATCGCCCACGGCGCCACCCGCGACGAGGCGCTGCGCCGGCTCGACGCCGCGCTGCGCGACACGGTGCTGCTCGGGCTCGACTCCAACATCGGGTTCCTGCGGGCCCTGCTCGCCGACGACGACGTCCGCGCCGGTGACCTCGACACCGGGCTGATCGCCCGGCGCGGTGCCGCGCTCGTCGACGACACGGTGCCCGCCGACGTCCTCGGTGCGGTCGCGGGTCTCGGGCTGCTGCGCCGGGAGCCGGCCGGGCCCGTGGTGGACCCCTTCGACGTCCCCGGTGGCTGGCGGGTCGGGGAGCCCGCCTGGACGGTGAGCCGCCTGGTCACCGGTGGCGCCGACGGCGCCGTGGAGATCCGGGCCCGCGGGCGGGCCGCCGGGTTCGACCTGGCGCTGCCCGGCAGTGGGGACCCGGGCAGCGTGCCCGCGTCCGTCGCACCCGAGGCGGCGGCCGTGCGGTGCCGCACCGTCGCCGTCGCACCGGGGGTCGTGGAGCACACCCAGAACGGCCGCACCCGCCGGTTCGCCGTCGCCGAGGGTGCCGACGGGGTCGTCTGGATCGGCCGTGACGGGCAGGCCTGGGGCGTGCGCGAGCAGGCACCGACGGAGGCCGCCGCGGCCGCAGGCGGTGCGGGCGGGCCGATCGTCTCGCCGATGCCCGGGACGGTGACGGTCGTCGAGGTCGCCGACGGGGACGCCGTCGTCGCAGGTCAGAAGCTGGTCGTCGTCGAGGCCATGAAGATGGAACACGTGCTCACCGCCCCCGTCGACGGGACGGTGCGCGAGCTGAGGGCCCGGGCCGGAGCCACCGTCGCGAAGGACGCGGTGCTGCTCGTGGTCGAGCCCGCCACGCAGGAGGAGCAGGCATGA
- a CDS encoding carboxyl transferase domain-containing protein gives MTAPQAPPAPAPEAPRLGTAVDPADARAAENDTAHRALVADLRDRLERTRLGGPERSRVRHVERGKLLPRDRVDALVDPSSPFLELSPLAANGMYDDQAPGAGMITGVGRVAGREVVIVANDATVKGGTYYPMTVKKHLRAQEVALHNRLPCVYLVDSGGAYLPEQDDVFPDREHFGRIFYNQAQMSGQGIPQIAAVLGSCTAGGAYVPAMSDEAVIVRNQGTIFLGGPPLVKAATGEVVTAEELGGGDLHAKVSGVTDHLAVDDADALARVRAIVATLGPRAPRPWEVRPTEEPAVDPAGLYAAVPTDTRTPYDVREVIARVVDGSRFAEFKSEYGTTLVTGFARIHGHPVGIVANNGILFSESATKGAHFVELCDQRGIPLVFLQNISGFMVGREYEAGGIARNGAKMVTAVASTRVPKLTVVIGGSFGAGNYAMCGRAYSPRFLFMWPNARISVMGGEQAATVLGTVGNADPDAIRAQYEEQGHPLYSTARLWDDGVIDPADTRTVLGLSLSVAANAPLADPAFGVFRM, from the coding sequence ATGACGGCACCGCAGGCCCCACCCGCGCCGGCCCCGGAGGCCCCGCGGCTCGGCACGGCGGTGGATCCGGCCGACGCGCGCGCCGCGGAGAACGACACCGCGCACCGCGCCCTGGTCGCCGATCTGCGTGATCGGCTGGAGCGGACCCGGCTCGGTGGGCCGGAGCGGTCGCGGGTCCGGCACGTCGAGCGCGGGAAGCTGCTGCCGCGCGACCGGGTGGATGCGCTGGTGGATCCGTCGTCGCCGTTCCTGGAGCTGTCCCCGCTGGCCGCGAACGGCATGTACGACGACCAGGCCCCCGGCGCCGGGATGATCACCGGGGTCGGGCGGGTCGCCGGCCGGGAGGTCGTGATCGTGGCCAACGACGCGACGGTCAAGGGCGGCACCTACTACCCGATGACGGTCAAGAAGCACCTGCGCGCGCAGGAGGTGGCGCTGCACAACCGGCTGCCGTGTGTGTACCTGGTGGACTCCGGGGGCGCGTACCTGCCCGAGCAGGACGACGTGTTCCCCGACCGCGAGCACTTCGGCCGGATCTTCTACAACCAGGCGCAGATGTCCGGGCAGGGCATCCCGCAGATCGCCGCCGTCCTCGGCTCGTGCACCGCGGGCGGGGCGTACGTGCCGGCGATGAGCGACGAGGCCGTGATCGTCCGTAACCAGGGCACGATCTTCCTGGGCGGCCCGCCGCTGGTGAAGGCCGCGACGGGCGAGGTCGTCACCGCCGAGGAGCTGGGCGGCGGGGACCTGCACGCGAAGGTCTCCGGTGTGACCGACCACCTCGCCGTCGACGACGCCGATGCGCTCGCCCGGGTCCGCGCGATCGTCGCGACGCTCGGCCCGCGTGCTCCGCGGCCGTGGGAGGTGCGCCCCACCGAGGAGCCCGCCGTCGACCCCGCCGGGCTCTACGCCGCGGTGCCGACCGACACCCGCACCCCCTACGACGTGCGTGAGGTCATCGCCCGGGTCGTCGACGGCTCGCGGTTCGCCGAGTTCAAGTCCGAGTACGGCACCACCCTGGTCACCGGGTTCGCCCGGATCCACGGCCACCCGGTCGGGATCGTCGCCAACAACGGGATCCTGTTCTCCGAGTCCGCGACCAAGGGCGCGCACTTCGTGGAGCTGTGCGACCAGCGCGGTATCCCGCTGGTGTTCCTGCAGAACATCTCCGGGTTCATGGTCGGCCGCGAGTACGAGGCCGGTGGCATCGCCCGCAACGGCGCGAAGATGGTCACCGCCGTGGCCTCCACCCGGGTGCCGAAGCTGACCGTCGTCATCGGTGGCTCGTTCGGTGCGGGGAACTACGCGATGTGCGGACGGGCGTACTCGCCGCGGTTCCTGTTCATGTGGCCCAACGCCCGGATCTCGGTCATGGGCGGCGAGCAGGCCGCCACCGTGCTCGGCACCGTCGGCAACGCCGACCCGGACGCGATCCGCGCCCAGTACGAGGAGCAGGGACACCCCCTCTACTCCACCGCCCGGCTGTGGGACGACGGCGTCATCGACCCCGCCGACACCCGCACCGTCCTCGGGCTGTCCCTGTCCGTCGCCGCCAACGCGCCCCTGGCCGACCCGGCCTTCGGCGTCTTCCGGATGTGA
- a CDS encoding response regulator transcription factor, giving the protein MRLLLVEDEKPLAELVRRGLAGEGHEVEVAHDGPTGLQLALTGRHDVVILDIMLPGLSGYRILQHLRDRGVWTPVLMLTAKDGEYDEADAFDLGADDYLTKPFSFVVLQARLRALLRRAGEAAPTVLRVGDLSLDPGTHRVHRGETEIPLTPREFGVLEHLMQNTGQVVTKTDILRSVWDAHYDGEVNVVEVYVGYLRRKIDAPFGTHSIETLRGVGYRMSEPAPAPPR; this is encoded by the coding sequence GTGCGCCTGCTACTGGTCGAGGACGAGAAGCCGCTCGCCGAGCTGGTCCGCCGCGGCCTCGCCGGGGAGGGTCACGAGGTGGAGGTCGCACACGACGGGCCCACCGGGCTGCAGCTCGCGCTGACCGGCCGGCACGACGTGGTCATCCTCGACATCATGCTGCCGGGCCTGTCGGGCTACCGGATCCTGCAGCACCTGCGCGACCGCGGCGTGTGGACCCCGGTGCTCATGCTGACCGCCAAGGACGGCGAGTACGACGAGGCCGACGCCTTCGACCTCGGCGCGGACGACTACCTGACCAAGCCGTTCTCGTTCGTCGTGCTGCAGGCGCGGCTGCGCGCGCTGCTGCGCCGGGCCGGCGAGGCCGCACCGACCGTGCTGCGGGTCGGGGACCTCAGCCTGGACCCGGGTACGCACCGGGTGCACCGCGGCGAGACCGAGATCCCGCTGACCCCGCGCGAGTTCGGCGTGCTCGAGCACCTGATGCAGAACACCGGGCAGGTCGTGACCAAGACCGACATCCTGCGCTCGGTCTGGGACGCCCACTACGACGGCGAGGTCAACGTCGTCGAGGTCTACGTCGGCTACCTGCGCCGCAAGATCGACGCACCGTTCGGGACGCACAGCATCGAGACGCTGCGCGGCGTCGGCTACCGGATGTCCGAGCCCGCGCCCGCGCCGCCCCGCTGA